A window of the Trueperaceae bacterium genome harbors these coding sequences:
- a CDS encoding cysteine desulfurase family protein, with amino-acid sequence MTRHYLDHAATTPLAPEVRDAMLPWLDAVPANPSSVHRSGQRARAAVETAREAVAAALGGAPGEIVFTSGATEADALALQGTLDARADDRGGAMVVSAAEHDAVRQAAWREAARGRPLVWLPPGPHGAPTPDVLEAHLARLEGPAALVAVMHTNNETGAVADVPALAAVAHAHGAAFLCDAVQAFGATPLDVGALGADLVAVSAHKLGGPQGVGALWVRDGHPLTPQAVGGGQERGRRAGTHAVAPIVGFGVAAHAAARDAAARGAHYAALRDRLEAAVTALPGVARNGGERRGPKHLNVRVEDVDGDALRIALDGAGVEVSAGSACSAGSLEPSHVLLAMGLPRAAAKASLRFSVGEGLDAAAIDDAAARVAGVVTRLRAAPF; translated from the coding sequence CTGACCCGCCACTACCTCGATCACGCCGCCACGACGCCCCTCGCGCCCGAGGTGCGCGACGCCATGCTGCCGTGGCTGGACGCCGTGCCCGCCAACCCCAGCAGCGTCCACCGCAGCGGACAACGCGCACGCGCCGCCGTCGAGACGGCGCGCGAGGCCGTCGCCGCCGCCCTCGGGGGCGCCCCCGGCGAGATCGTCTTCACGTCCGGCGCGACCGAAGCGGACGCCCTCGCGCTGCAGGGCACCCTCGACGCGCGCGCCGACGACCGGGGGGGCGCGATGGTCGTGTCCGCCGCGGAGCACGACGCGGTCCGGCAGGCGGCGTGGCGCGAAGCGGCGCGCGGCCGCCCGCTCGTGTGGCTGCCGCCCGGCCCGCACGGCGCCCCCACCCCGGACGTCCTCGAGGCGCACCTCGCGCGCCTCGAGGGGCCCGCCGCCCTGGTGGCGGTGATGCATACGAACAACGAGACCGGGGCGGTCGCCGACGTGCCCGCCCTCGCCGCCGTCGCGCACGCGCACGGGGCGGCGTTCCTGTGCGACGCGGTGCAGGCGTTCGGCGCGACGCCGCTCGACGTCGGCGCGCTCGGGGCGGACCTCGTCGCGGTCTCCGCCCACAAGCTCGGCGGCCCGCAGGGCGTCGGGGCCCTCTGGGTCCGCGACGGCCACCCCCTCACGCCGCAGGCGGTCGGCGGCGGGCAGGAGCGCGGCCGTCGGGCCGGCACGCACGCCGTCGCCCCGATCGTGGGGTTCGGCGTCGCGGCGCACGCCGCGGCGCGCGACGCCGCCGCGCGGGGCGCGCACTACGCCGCGCTTCGCGACCGTTTGGAGGCCGCCGTGACGGCGCTCCCGGGCGTCGCGCGCAACGGCGGCGAACGGCGCGGACCGAAGCACCTGAACGTCCGCGTCGAGGACGTCGACGGCGACGCGCTCCGCATCGCGCTCGACGGGGCGGGCGTGGAGGTGAGCGCCGGCTCCGCCTGCAGCGCCGGGAGCCTCGAACCCAGCCACGTGCTCCTCGCGATGGGGCTGCCGCGCGCGGCGGCGAAGGCCAGCCTCCGCTTCAGCGTCGGCGAAGGGCTGGACGCCGCGGCGATCGACGACGCCGCCGCCCGCGTCGCGGGGGTCGTGACGCGCCTCCGCGCCGCGCCGTTCTAG